The DNA window ACTATGCTGGGCCAAAAGTCTGAAGTTGGTACAACAGCTGGGTACCCATACCCTGAAGGACTGGATTCAGGGTTGATTTTCTTCAGGTTTGTAATGGTCAGTGCTAATTCATTGGGTGACAAATTCCTGTCAACAAGATAGAAAAATACTATAGCTTCAAACAGCTTGGGATGATGCTTGTCAAGGAGTTCAAGCTAAATTCACTGTGGTGGCCCAGTTGGGTCTACTAAGCCTGCATCTGGGCAAAATTTTCCCCCTCTTATGGGTTATGTTAGGATCTCATAAGCCACTTTCTTTATTCAGGGTTGAGTTCTCATATCTACTGCATACTTTCTTTGCTTTGACACGCTTGCATACTTGAAGAGTGTGGAACATCTGGTGCATTTCCCACTTGTTATGTGTTTCTAGATTCTTACCTTTCCAAACCGTTGGAGGTAATCGTGGAATTCTCATATATGCAGGAGGTTCACCAAATAATggattctacaaaaaaaaaggatacaCTTTCAGGACCCAGTGAGAGGAAGTTAGATCTGTCACTTCAAATACCCCCTCGATTGGTAAAATTGGGCAATAGCTGTGGTGTAAAGGGTCTCCTGCAGTCTCAAAATTCCATCAAAGGTGGTTTGTCTCCAAGAAGCTTTCTAAGGGGGATAAGCTTCAAGCACAAGGCAGCTGCACCTGAAGGCGAGAGAAGATCACTCCTGAGTCCAGACCCCACCGTAGTCCCTGAGAGCTCTGACATGGCCGATTCTTCTGCAGAACCCTCTTGGAAGAGATGTGTTTCCCTCCCTGTTACACCGGCATCGAATTTGTCACCTTCGGTTTCTACATCCACCGCAGCAAGAAAATGGGCTGCGCAGCAGAAACCACATGTAAGTTTACTGGTGATCCTCTTGGTTCTATGAAATGTTGTAATGATGTGCTTCACTATTGAGTCAAAGTTGTggaactttatttttatttttgacagtaaaatgatggttcttttattatttgaaaAGTTTCTAATGTTATTTCTTCAACTACtagtatgtttgtttgttttaatattGTTGCTCGGTCAATCTGTGCAGAAAGGGGAAGTCAAGGTGTCAAGGTCTTTGTCAGTTCCAATGCGAAATGTTGTTATTGTGCGATCTATGTCCTTTGCCACCCGAAAGGAGTTTGCGCAAGTAGATCATGCTGATGGTATATGTATATACTTATGCACACACATGCACTGTtactctatttttctttttaattaaaaacccCTTGTACATGTACTGCAATTCTATTTCCTCCcattgatttttaaattattattgagAAATCAACCTGTTTAAGATGTTTTCAGgccttttttttcattttttattttttattcaaagcaAAGAAAAAGTTTTCAGTCCTATTGGTCAATAATTGGGATATCTTGGTTAGCTTAGGATTTCCATATTCGGTATGACCATTTCTGAATTCGTTGAGTTGTTATATATGTCTAAGTAAACTGAAAACTGTTCATGAAcatggacaaaaaaaaaattgatttactATCATACTCATCAAGTACTCGGATGAACTTCATGAGTTAGTTAGCAGTTTTGCACAACTCAAGAATTTGTAGTGACAATTACCTGGCAAGTCACCATTCACAAACTTTCCTAACTCCCAGCTCCCTTGTCCTGTTTCCCCGTAATCTCTCATATGGATGATGATCAAACTGTGTTAATTTATTGTCATATTTAAAATTTCGTTCTTGTCTGTAAGCTTCTACATCTTTCTTTTCTACCTGTTCAGGCGAAATAACTCCCATTCATATGGAAGATGAGGACGAAGAGATTCCTGAGGAGGAAGCAGTTTGCAGGATCTGTTTTATTGAATTGTCTGAAGGGGGAAACACACTCAAAACTGAGTGTAGTTGTAAAGGTGCTTTAAGACTTACACACGAAGAATGTGCAGTGAAGTGGTTCAGCATCAAAGGAAATAAAAAGTGTGATATCTGTGGGCAAGAGGTGCGCAACCTGCCTGTAACTTTGCTTAGGGTACAGAGCTCTGCTCCAAGGGCTAACAGACAAGAGAACAATAGACAAAGTTCAAATTTGCAGTCGACAAGGTGAGAGAATTTATTGTCAAGTGGTTTTCAACTTAGTTGTAATTTGACTATCGTATTAAAGCTTAAGTTTCAGTCAAACGGTAGTGTTGGTCAGAAACTGGTATGAgttaatcttaattttttttcccgggggggggggggtgggggaacgGTAGGTAACATGGCAATCAAACTGGTCTTGTTTGTTGATAACATGACTCAATGTGTCAGAAAAATTAGTCTGAGTTGAATTTTCTATCAGAAAAGTGATCTTACTCATTTTTCTAAACTCACTGTGACGTAACacagtaaaaaaaatgttattttgaatgatgaatgaGTTGCAATTTCTTTCATGGGTACTAAAAATTTGTCGCCTGAGGATTATAACCCAGGTCTCCAGGGTGAAGGCCACACATCCTAGCCAGGCTAGACAATATCATCCAATTTCTTTACTCATTGATCAACTTGCTTTTACTTTCACTTCATTTGTTTGACACTTTTGTTTGGTATTTGGTTGGTGCAGTGACTGGAAGGACTTAGTGGTGCTCATCTTGATTAGCACAATAtgttatttcttcttccttgagcaGCTGCTGGTATGCCAATCAACTTATGAGAATAAATCTAGAATCAGCTTTGTAACTTCTGTTGAAGCTTGCTGTTGTCCCTTGTCTTAAAAGTAAATTGTGAAATGTCCTATGTTTTAGAGATGTGACTGGAATGCTGTTTTATCCTTCTGCTAAACCATTTTTCcaacagaagaaaaagagggCAATCAAAGACATGATGAAAAAGTGCTGTCATATCATTAATCCgtcaaaactcaaaagccaatgtATTTTTTGGTTATCAAGTGTCAATAGAGAAAAGCAAGTTAGTCCTTGAATGGGTGAAGCTTATAGTTTGAGGGAAATATAAGTGAAATTTCATTTGCCTTCACTCCCTCTTATTTTTCACAGTTTTAGCTTTCTGTTCTAAATTTCTCTTGATGATTTGCAGTTTTCTTCTGTTTGAAAGGACATTATTGTGTTCATACGATGTTTAGGATTACAGAAAAATGTTTTGGGCTTAAAAGCTCCCTGTTGTGATGCAAAGAGCCAGGCCACCCTTAACAAGTTAGCAAGCCTTGTATAAGGAACAAGGTGCTTTGAATGGAGGGTTGTCCTGGGGCTTTAAAATTTCATTCCCCCATGCCCTTCTCTTCAAGTGGATGTCTTCATGTAAGTTCATAGCTATGCCCTATTACTAATTCCACTTCCACAAGCATAAACTAGTAGTGGGAACGCTGACATTGGAATGCAAATGAATATCAACAATGGGGTGGGGGTAggacttcatttttttttcgaGCCTCACCAATAAATGAAGAGGCTAGTGGATTTCCACCGTGgaggaggtttttttttctgaaacaaGTTGTTACAAAGCAATTGTTCAAACTTccattaaatgaaaaaaaatattatgccGGCTTCTTTGGGGTTAGCTAACCATCCCTTTAGGGTAAATCTGTAACTTGGACCAGAAGAAAACTAATTAAACGAGAGAtttcaaagaaagaaacaagtatTTAATAGAACATTTTAAAGAAGGCTTGCTAGAAGTGGCTTTGCCCTTGCATCCAAGAGTAAATCATATGGAAATGGGCCATTTGGCCTTCTGCATCAATGCATGAAAATTCATGGATAAAATGCTTCTGAGCTTATTAAGCTGGTAGAGGCATTATCTCAAACTATCTAATCATATTTgcttctttacccaaaaaaaaaatcatatttgcTTACTTGTGTCATGCTAATTGGTGTATaagttgatttttctttttccttgtccTCGTACTTTATAGGTTGGTGAAATGAAATCTCAAGCAGTATTGATTGCAGCACCATTTTCATTCACTCTTGGTATTATGGGATCGATTTTCGCAGTCGTCCTTGGTATAGTTGATCCACAAAAGAAACTTCAGTAATCCTTGTTCTAGTGATGGTTTACATCCAGaatctctcttcccccccccccaccccctttaaATTCTTTTAAAATCAATTCAACATGTTAGtaatcaaaatataattttataattttacatGCAGCAATCAAAGAGCATACATGGACATATGCAGCACTTGAATTTGTAATTGTGGCTGTAATTCTCCACCTTTTCTATTCTCTGGTAAGTGGCTCTTTTAACTCACATTGCATGATTTCATTACTCATTTGAAATATAAATTATTTCTCTGCTAGTTGAATTATGTCTTCTACAAAATCTGAGTTTAGTGCTATTAGTAACAACTTACAACACTGCACATTGGCTTTGGCATTTGCACTGAACAGCTTTGCTTTTAACTTCATGCTACATCTGGCTGACAATCTCATTACTTAAATCTCTCTTGGGATGGCTCTGTAAATATTCTTAAATGcagtgaaacaaaaaaaaaacttaagagATCTATTTCAATTTTGTGGGTGTCCAAACATTGGCAACTGATATTGGATTCTCCTGGATGAGTAGGTTTTCGAAAATCGAGCATCCATTCTACGATTTCTTTCCCAAATTTCACTTATATGAATGAAGATAGCAAGCCCTGCTTATGTGTATAATTGTTCCTAATTGCAACTTTTATTAGCATTCCCTGACTGGTACTTGCTAAGGGTCTTAACTTTGCTggataaaatattttatgatgGCAAACATAAATGGAACAATGTATTAGTGGTGTTTGATTCTGTCATAAGGTCATATTTTCTTTCCATGTGGCATAGTTGGATGGACATGAGTGGTTCAATCTGATAGAAGACCTGGTTGAAAGCTTAAAGTTTCATATAATTACAAGAATGCCTTTCCATTTTGATGGTATCTAAGGGCATTTCTGTATTTTTATGAGAACATGAACTCCCCTTTTAAGGCACTTCCCCTACCTGCCTTGGGCTGGAAGTTAGACTGGTGATGTGGGTGTGAGATCCTCTATGACATTAACTGGCCCATTTTTTGCTGGTGTGGCAAGTTGTGATGGTTTCCAACTGTCATGAACAGGTCATTATTAAGCCCTTCCATTATTTGTTGTAACGAAATCCAGtaatttgttattttctttgttctttttttttttttttgggggggggggggtggggtggttgcttttgttttttctgcTTCCTTTTTGTAGGTAAATAACCTTTTCCATGACCTTTCTTCTTGCAGCTTAACTTGAATCCAGTATATTCCATCCTGCTTGCatcattttggggttttggaattACAATGGCCCTTAACTCCCTGTATCTTCGTATATATGCTTGGCGAGCTCAGGTTACCCAGACTCAGAACAACCCTAATCTGGCCTGATAAGAGAAATGAGGTTAATCACCTTACAACATACAAGCTCATGTTGTATACATAGAAGATTCAAAAAGTTGAAGCCAATGATAAAGTAGAATGAGAAGATCTTCAGTTGTATGAGATCCACCTATCTGCACAAGTTATTTGGTGTCTTCCTTTGCCTACGCAACCTTACTGAGAAGTGAAGCCCAGAAAGTATCCTTTCTGCATGTGTTAACAGCCAGAGATTTCACCCAACCAAAAAGAGCAGAAAGCAGTTAAAACTTTTCCCAATTTCATTGGCTGTGTTTGGAAGATGGTTATATATTGTTTTTGAAAAAGCTTCTGTACCATCATTTGGATAAAGGGCTGTAGGCTGCAAATGTTCATTTTTTAGACTTGAGTAGGTGTGAATCCTTCTCCTCTGGctgtggggatttttttttttctgcttttttGGTAAACCTATTCTGGGTAAGTGGATACATGGTTTGTAAAAATTTaccattttatttcttcatGTTGGTCTGTCTTTGTAACTTGCCCAAGCAAGATCTTTTAGTTTCCCTTTTGAAGTGAACTGAATCAATCATCTGTATTGTGCAGCAAGTGCCTTCTTAAGATACAGAAGAGTGTAGTGGAAAATAACTAGAATTGTCATGCCTGTATTAAAACTTCAACATTCAATGCAAGCTGATATCAATAAATATGAttacaataacaataataacaaaatcCCCTAGTAATGTGAGAGATGACGTAAAATACATAGATAACAAAGGTACTGATTAAAATCTATTATACTTAACCTCAAGGGTAGCCGAGTTGGTAAGGGATCTTTGTCTCAAGATGCGTGTGATTTTGAGTTTAGTTCCTCTTATCTTCTTGGGGTCACTTATACAGAGTGTttaatacattttatttttttcgatgaaagttgaatgaaaaATGATTCGATTCATTTGATTATGGGGTTAGTATGAGAAATCATTGACGGGAGAAGGGAGTGGACGCTTATGATTAAAACGGGAAAACTTAAGAGTCAGGAGATCAAGATTTGGGGGAAACAAATATTCATCTTGCTTGCAATGGTTTTGGACAAGTGTCACATGATCTacaaaaaataatagtattaACAATTCAAACATGGGCATttggtctagtggtatgattCTCGCTTAGGGTGCTAGAGGTCCCGAGTTCAATTCTCGGAATGCCCCTTTTTCATTGTTGAAGATCaattacttattttattttacatcaatcatactttatttttttgctaaccaAGGTATTCCGCTCAGTTTACGTACACTTTGACTAATTCCTGGGGGGAGACTTGCGTGAGCTACTCACTATTTTGGTTGGAAACAATGACCACATATTATCAATATGGAATTATTACCCCATATCTGTATCTCATATGGGTTTCTCAATTTTCGGAATGGCTTCCATAAGTGCTAAAGAAGATGTAAATTTGAAATTGATCCCATTTACCgaaatcaattttaattttaccttaaaaatcttgcatcaaattttctacatcaaaatcaattattataataaaaggttgaaatgattttatattCCAATTATGGGACATTGAGGAAATTAACATGTGAGCTGCTGACAGAAGTGTAAAAAGGGGCATTCCGAGAATCGAACTCGGGACCTCTCGCACCCAAAGCGAGaatcataccactagaccaaATGCCCACTCAGATGGCAGAAAAAGGTTAGTTTACATTGATAATATTAGGTCGTGTCtccaccccaacccaacccaacccaacaccGTATCGTTTTCTCGACTGCTCTAAGTGagataggaaacactttctTGTCGTGTCCCCTATTTATTTACCATA is part of the Macadamia integrifolia cultivar HAES 741 chromosome 9, SCU_Mint_v3, whole genome shotgun sequence genome and encodes:
- the LOC122089916 gene encoding uncharacterized protein LOC122089916 isoform X3, with the translated sequence MQRDAGSSGVGVEDARSQEEVHQIMDSTKKKDTLSGPSERKLDLSLQIPPRLVKLGNSCGVKGLLQSQNSIKGGLSPRSFLRGISFKHKAAAPEGERRSLLSPDPTVVPESSDMADSSAEPSWKRCVSLPVTPASNLSPSVSTSTAARKWAAQQKPHKGEVKVSRSLSVPMRNVVIVRSMSFATRKEFAQVDHADGEITPIHMEDEDEEIPEEEAVCRICFIELSEGGNTLKTECSCKGALRLTHEECAVKWFSIKGNKKCDICGQEVRNLPVTLLRVQSSAPRANRQENNRQSSNLQSTSDWKDLVVLILISTICYFFFLEQLLVGEMKSQAVLIAAPFSFTLGIMGSIFAVVLAIKEHTWTYAALEFVIVAVILHLFYSLLNLNPVYSILLASFWGFGITMALNSLYLRIYAWRAQVTQTQNNPNLA
- the LOC122089916 gene encoding uncharacterized protein LOC122089916 isoform X4: MDSTKKKDTLSGPSERKLDLSLQIPPRLVKLGNSCGVKGLLQSQNSIKGGLSPRSFLRGISFKHKAAAPEGERRSLLSPDPTVVPESSDMADSSAEPSWKRCVSLPVTPASNLSPSVSTSTAARKWAAQQKPHKGEVKVSRSLSVPMRNVVIVRSMSFATRKEFAQVDHADGEITPIHMEDEDEEIPEEEAVCRICFIELSEGGNTLKTECSCKGALRLTHEECAVKWFSIKGNKKCDICGQEVRNLPVTLLRVQSSAPRANRQENNRQSSNLQSTSDWKDLVVLILISTICYFFFLEQLLVGEMKSQAVLIAAPFSFTLGIMGSIFAVVLAIKEHTWTYAALEFVIVAVILHLFYSLLNLNPVYSILLASFWGFGITMALNSLYLRIYAWRAQVTQTQNNPNLA
- the LOC122089916 gene encoding uncharacterized protein LOC122089916 isoform X2, with product MHKQTQLCSQRPSNCNRDQCRLLPSKFREVEREREGNFFLSLLLWSHLYHKNWLILGSRSSLEATDRGRMQRDAGSSGVGVEDARSQEEVHQIMDSTKKKDTLSGPSERKLDLSLQIPPRLVKLGNSCGVKGLLQSQNSIKGGLSPRSFLRGISFKHKAAAPEGERRSLLSPDPTVVPESSDMADSSAEPSWKRCVSLPVTPASNLSPSVSTSTAARKWAAQQKPHKGEVKVSRSLSVPMRNVVIVRSMSFATRKEFAQVDHADGEITPIHMEDEDEEIPEEEAVCRICFIELSEGGNTLKTECSCKGALRLTHEECAVKWFSIKGNKKCDICGQEVRNLPVTLLRVQSSAPRANRQENNRQSSNLQSTSDWKDLVVLILISTICYFFFLEQLLVGEMKSQAVLIAAPFSFTLGIMGSIFAVVLGIVDPQKKLHNQRAYMDICST
- the LOC122089916 gene encoding uncharacterized protein LOC122089916 isoform X1, translated to MHKQTQLCSQRPSNCNRDQCRLLPSKFREVEREREGNFFLSLLLWSHLYHKNWLILGSRSSLEATDRGRMQRDAGSSGVGVEDARSQEEVHQIMDSTKKKDTLSGPSERKLDLSLQIPPRLVKLGNSCGVKGLLQSQNSIKGGLSPRSFLRGISFKHKAAAPEGERRSLLSPDPTVVPESSDMADSSAEPSWKRCVSLPVTPASNLSPSVSTSTAARKWAAQQKPHKGEVKVSRSLSVPMRNVVIVRSMSFATRKEFAQVDHADGEITPIHMEDEDEEIPEEEAVCRICFIELSEGGNTLKTECSCKGALRLTHEECAVKWFSIKGNKKCDICGQEVRNLPVTLLRVQSSAPRANRQENNRQSSNLQSTSDWKDLVVLILISTICYFFFLEQLLVGEMKSQAVLIAAPFSFTLGIMGSIFAVVLAIKEHTWTYAALEFVIVAVILHLFYSLLNLNPVYSILLASFWGFGITMALNSLYLRIYAWRAQVTQTQNNPNLA